From the genome of Deltaproteobacteria bacterium:
CAACCGGAACTTCCATTTTTCCTCAAAGAGTCCCCGAACAGGATCGAGTGTGGATAGATTTCAGCCTCACGCCTATCGCCGGCATTATTATTCCTCGATCTGCCAGACCGTTCCCTGAGAAGTATCTTTCAAAAGAACGTGCATTTCCGTTAACTGGTTTCGCAGGGCATCGGCCCGGGCCCAATCTTTTTCCTTACGGGCCTGGTTGCGTTGGGCGATCAATTCTTCGATCTCCTCCGCGGACAGGCCCATCTTTTTAAGGAGACGGGTCCGTTCCTGTTCCAAGAATTCCTGGGGAGGCTGGGCCAGGATCCCTAAGATTTGTCCGTATTGTTTGAAAAGTCCGGAAGCCTTCTGAAAGGGACCAAGCAAGCCTTTTATTTCTTTCGGGCGGATGGTATCCATCACCCGATTCAACTGCCTGGCTAACTCATACATATGTCCAATGGCCTGGGCGGTGTTGAAATCATCTTCCAGGGCTTCTTGAAAATGGGCCCCGAAATTAGTGATGGCTTCTTCCGTTTCCTGCACCCGTTCCGGGGTCAGGGATTCATTGCCTCTCATCTGAAGACGATTTTCCGGGTTTTCCAAATCCCTCAACAGGGCATAAAAGCGGTGAAGGCCCATCTGGGCTTCCTGCATGGCCTGGTCCGAATAATCCAGCGGAGAACGATAATGGCGGGAGAGTAAAAGCAGACGGATCCCCTCCGGATGGTACCGCCCGGCCATTTCCTTAATGGTCAAAAAGTTTCCCAGAGACTTGGACATCTTTTCCCCGTCAATGGTGACAAAGCCGTTGTGCACCCAATACCGGGCCAGAGGCTTCAAGGTAACCGCCATAGACTGGGCCAGCTCATTCTCGTGATGGGGGAAGATCAAATCCTTTCCGCCCCCATGAATATCAAAGGTCTCCCCTAAGTAACGGGAGCTCATGGCCGAACATTCGATATGCCAGCCCGGCCGGCCCGGTCCCCAGGGGCTGTCCCAGACCGGGTCTCCGGGCTTGCCTTTTTTCCAGAGGGCAAAGTCCATAGGATGCCGTTTTCGGGGATCGACCTCGATTCTGGCCCCGGCCTGCATCTCTTCCAAAGTCCTGTTGGAAAGGGCCCCATAGGCCGAAAACTTCTCCACGGCGAAAAAGACATCCCCGTCTATTTCATAAGCTGTGCCCTGTTCGATGAGTTTCTGAACCAATCGGATGATCTCCGGGATATGCCGGGTTGCCCTGGGCTCCCAATCAGGAACCAAAACCCCCAGGGCCTTCATGTCGTCTCCAAATTCCTGGATATATTTTTCGGCCAGTGTTTTAGGCTCTACACCCTGTTGCTCGGCCCGGGCGATGATCTTGTCATCGATATCGGTAAAGTTGCGCACATAAGTAACCTGAAAGCCTTTAAACCGCAGGGTTCGAACCAGGGCGTCAAAAACAATCATGGACCGGGCATGCCCGATATGACAACTGTCATAAACCGTCACGCCGCAGACATAGATTCCCACCTGTGGCGGGTTCAGGGGGACAAAAGGTTCTTTCTGTTTGGTTTGGGAATTATAGATTCGAAGGGACATAATTCAAAACGCTCCAAGATCAAAAATTGATGTTCTCGTAAAAACTCGTCATTCCCGACTCCGTCCCGTTGGGGTCCTACGCCCCGGAGGGCGAAGGCGGGAATCCAGGCTATATGTAACTAATTAAAAACACTGAATTCCCGTCCCCGATTAAGACATT
Proteins encoded in this window:
- a CDS encoding cysteine--tRNA ligase, with the protein product MSLRIYNSQTKQKEPFVPLNPPQVGIYVCGVTVYDSCHIGHARSMIVFDALVRTLRFKGFQVTYVRNFTDIDDKIIARAEQQGVEPKTLAEKYIQEFGDDMKALGVLVPDWEPRATRHIPEIIRLVQKLIEQGTAYEIDGDVFFAVEKFSAYGALSNRTLEEMQAGARIEVDPRKRHPMDFALWKKGKPGDPVWDSPWGPGRPGWHIECSAMSSRYLGETFDIHGGGKDLIFPHHENELAQSMAVTLKPLARYWVHNGFVTIDGEKMSKSLGNFLTIKEMAGRYHPEGIRLLLLSRHYRSPLDYSDQAMQEAQMGLHRFYALLRDLENPENRLQMRGNESLTPERVQETEEAITNFGAHFQEALEDDFNTAQAIGHMYELARQLNRVMDTIRPKEIKGLLGPFQKASGLFKQYGQILGILAQPPQEFLEQERTRLLKKMGLSAEEIEELIAQRNQARKEKDWARADALRNQLTEMHVLLKDTSQGTVWQIEE